The following are from one region of the Ochotona princeps isolate mOchPri1 chromosome 4, mOchPri1.hap1, whole genome shotgun sequence genome:
- the LOC101532207 gene encoding olfactory receptor 5W2-like encodes MDRGNCSSINEFFLLGITDNPEMKMILFCIFLVVYLLNFLANLGMIILIQLDSQLHTPMYFFLSHLSFADLCYSTAVGPKMLVGLLAEKNMSISVVGCALQFFVFCIFTDTECLLLAVMAFDRYQAISNPLLYTVNMSSRTCFQLLAGVYLVGMTDALTHTTLTFRLCFCGSNEINHFFCDVPPLLLLSCSDTQVNELVIFTVFGFIELSTISGVLVSYCYIILSVLKMPSAEGRLKAFSTCTSHLTAVAIFQGTMLFMYFRPSSSYSLDQDKMTSVFYTLVIPMLNPLIYSLRNKDVKQALKKLKNKILS; translated from the coding sequence ATGGACAGGGGAAATTGTTCCTCAATAAATGAATTCTTTCTCTTGGGAATTACTGATAACCCAGAGATGAAAATGATCCTATTTTGCATATTCCTAGTTGTTTATCTCTTGAATTTTCTAGCAAATCTTGGAATGATCATTTTGATCCAACTGGATTCCCAGCTGCACACCCCAATGTACTTTTTCCTCAGCCACCTCTCTTTTGCTGATCTCTGTTACTCCACTGCAGTTGGACCCAAGATGCTGGTGGGCCTACTTGCTGAGAAGAACATGTCTATTTCAGTCGTTGGCTGTGCTCTGCAGTTTTTTGTGTTCTGTATCTTTACAGACACTGAGTGTCTGCTGCTGGCGGTGATGGCCTTTGATAGGTACCAGGCCATCAGCAACCCTTTGCTCTACACAGTCAACATGTCCAGTAGGACTTGCTTCCAGCTGTTGGCTGGGGTTTACCTCGTAGGAATGACAGATGCATTGACACACACCACACTGACATTCCGCTTGTGTTTCTGTGGCTCTAATGAGATCAATCACTTCTTCTGCGAcgtccctcctctgctgttgctaTCATGCTCAGATACTCAGGTCAATGAGTTGGTGATCTTCACTGTGTTTGGATTCATTGAACTGAGTACTATCTCAGGAGTTCTTGTCTCTTACTGTTACATCATCTTATCAGTCTTAAAGATGCCCTCTGCTGAGGGGAGGCTCAAAGCTTTCTCCACCTGCACCTCCCACTTAACTGCAGTTGCCATTTTCCAGGGAACTATGCTCTTCATGTACTTCAGACCAAGTTCTTCCTACTCTCTAGACCAAGACAAGATGACCTCAGTGTTTTACACCCTAGTGATCCCCATGCTGAACCCTCTGATTTACAGCCTTCGGAACAAGGATGTGAAACAGGCTCTAAAGaaactaaagaataaaattttgtcTTAA
- the LOC101519267 gene encoding olfactory receptor 5I1 — MEFVGGNYTLVTEFVLLGFPTRPELQIVLFLVFLLLYGVILMGTIGLILLIRADPHLQTPMYFFLSNLSLVDLCYSSVIIPKMLIDFLSENKTISYHGCALQFYFFCTFADTESFILAAMAYDRYVAICNPLLYTAVMSRSICVWLIVLSYFGGNMSSLVHTSFAFILKYCDKNVINHFFCDLPPLLKLSCTDTSLNELLLSTYGSSVEVICFIIVVVSYFFILLSVLKIRSTSGRKTTFSTCASHLTPVASCQGTLLFIYSRPSYLYSPSTDKIVSVFCTIIIPVLNPLIYSLRNKDVKDAAKKALGSKVDSA; from the coding sequence atggAGTTTGTAGGTGGGAATTACACCTTGGTGACTGAATTTGTCCTATTAGGCTTTCCAACGCGTCCTGAACTGCAGATTGTTCTATTCCTGGTATTTCTGTTGTTGTATGGTGTGATACTAATGGGAACTATTGGACTGATCCTGTTAATCAGAGCAGATCCTCACCTTCAAACCCCCATGTACTTTTTCCTTAGCAACCTCTCCCTTGTTGACCTTTGCTACTCTTCAGTCATTATTCCCAAAATGCTAATCGATTTCCTGTCAGAGAACAAAACTATTTCCTATCACGGGTGTgctctgcagttttattttttctgcacTTTTGCAGATACAGAATCCTTCATCTTAGCTGCCATGGCATATGACCGGTATGTGGCCATCTGTAACCCTTTACTGTACACGGCTGTGATGTCTCGAAGCATCTGTGTGTGGTTGATTGTCTTGTCATATTTTGGAGGCAACATGAGCTCCCTAGTCCATACCTCCTTTGCTTTTATTCTGAAATACTGTGACAAAAATGTTATTAATCACTTTTTTTGCGACCTCCCACCTCTGCTGAAGCTGTCCTGCACAGACACATCGCTTAATGAATTGCTCCTCTCCACCTACGGCAGCTCAGTGGAAGTCATTTGTTTCATCATCGTCGTCGTCTCCTACTTTTTTATTCTTCTCTCAGTCTTAAAGATCCGCTCCACCAGTGGGAGGAAAACAACCTTCTCCACGTGTGCCTCTCATTTGACACCAGTGGCCAGCTGTCAGGGGACTCTGCTCTTCATTTACTCACGACCCAGCTACCTCTATTCTCCCAGCACTGATAAAATCGTCTCAGTGTTCTGTACCATTATCATCCCCGTACTAAATCCTCTCATTTACAGCTTGAGAAATAAAGATGTCAAGGATGCAGCTAAAAAAGCTCTAGGATCAAAGGTAGATTCCGCATGA
- the LOC101531733 gene encoding olfactory receptor 5T9-like — protein sequence MASNLDSLRINCNNMTEVSVFILKGFTDDFDLECLLFFIFLGIYLFTLLGNLGLVLLVIGDSRLHTPMYYFLSVLSFLDACYSTVVTPKMLVNFLAENKSISFTACVTQMLLFVTFGTTECFLLAAMAYDRYVAIYDPLLYSVSMSPKVYVSLIIASYIAGVLHATVHTVATFNLPFCGSNELHHVFCDIPPLLAISCSDTHINQLLLFYCVGAIEVVTVLIVLISYGFILLAILRMDSAEGRQKVFSTCGAHLTGVSIYHGTILFMYVRPNSSYTLDHDMIVSIFYTIVIPMLNPIIYSLRNKDVKVAMKKLLKRH from the coding sequence ATGGCATCAAATTTGGATTCCTTAAGAATTAACTGTAATAACATGACTGAAGTCTCCGTGTTTATATTAAAGGGCTTCACAGATGATTTTGATCTAGagtgccttttattttttatatttctagGAATCTATCTTTTTACTCTGCTGGGAAATTTAGGACTGGTTTTGTTGGTCATTGGAGATTCCCGGCTTCACACTCCCATGTACTATTTCCTGAGTGTTTTATCATTCTTGGATGCCTGCTACTCTACAGTTGTCACTCCCAAAATGCTGGTCAATTTTTTGGCAGAAAATAAATCCATTTCTTTCACTGCTTGTGTAACACAGATGCTTCTCTTTGTTACATTTGGGACCACAGAATGCTTTCTGTTGGCTGCGATGGCTTATGATCGTTACGTTGCCATCTATGATCCACTGCTGTATTCAGTGAGCATGTCACCCAAGGTCTATGTCTCACTCATCATCGCATCCTACATTGCTGGTGTTTTGCATGCTACTGTCCACACTGTGGCCACATTTAACCTGCCATTTTGTGGATCCAATGAATTACATCATGTATTCTGTGACATCCCACCACTGCTTGCCATTTCATGTTCTGATACTCACATAAACCAGCTTCTACTATTTTATTGTGTAGGTGCTATTGAAGTAGTTACTGTACTAATCGTTCTAATCTCCTACGGTTTCATTCTGTTGGCCATTCTGAGGATGGATTCTGCTGAAGGAAGACAGAAAGTCTTCTCTACGTGTGGTGCTCACCTAACTGGGGTATCCATTTATCATGGGACAATCCTTTTCATGTATGTGAGACCAAATTCCAGCTACACCTTGGATCAtgacatgatagtatcaatattTTACACCATTGTGATTCCTATGCTGAACCCCATTATCTATAGTTTGAGAAACAAAGATGTAAAAGTGGCAATGAAAAAACTGCTCAAGAGACATTGA
- the LOC101531507 gene encoding olfactory receptor 5T7, with protein MSNATQVTMFVLKGFAESLEMQIIFFFLFLAIYLFTLMGNLGLTALVIGESLLHNPMYYFLGVLSLVDACFSSVVTPNMLTDFMSDNKVISFLCCATQAFLAITFGTTECFLLAAMAYDRYVAIYNPLLYSVSMSPRVYVPLIVSCFVGGILHAIVHSVPTFTLDFCGSHEIEHFFCDIPPLLAISCSDTHTNQLLLFYFVGFVEIVTILIVLISYGFILLAILRMNSAEGRKKVFSTCGSHLTGVSIFHGTLLFMYVRPSSNYALEHDMIVSVFYTIVIPMLNPIVYSLRNKDVKEAMKRALKKNQHTLNSIFNIKH; from the coding sequence ATGAGTAATGCAACTCAAGTTACCATGTTTGTACTGAAGGGCTTCGCAGAGAGTCTTGAAAtgcagattattttctttttcttgtttctggcAATCTACCTCTTCACTCTCATGGGAAATTTGGGGCTAACTGCATTGGTCATTGGAGAGTCACTACTGCACAACCCCATGTACTATTTTCTGGGTGTGCTGTCTTTGGTAGATGCCTGCTTCTCCTCAGTTGTTACACCAAACATGTTAACAGATTTTATGTCCGACAATAAAGTAATTTCATTCCTTTGCTGTGCAACACAGGCATTTCTTGCTATTACTTTTGGAACCACAGAATGCTTCCTCCTGGCTGCCATGGCCTACGATCGCTATGTAGCCATCTACAACCCACTGCTGTACTCGGTGAGCATGTCACCCAGGGTCTACGTGCCTCTCATTGTTTCCTGCTTTGTTGGTGGCATTTTGCATGCTATTGTTCACTCAGTGCCCACATTTACCCTGGACTTTTGTGGCTCCCATGAAATCGAGCATTTTTTCTGTGATATTCCTCCCCTTCTTGCAATATCGTGTTCTGACACCCACACAAATCAGCTTCTGCTGTTCTACTTTGTAGGCTTTGTTGAAATAGTAACTATCTTGATTGTCCTGATCTCCTACGGTTTCATTTTGTTGGCCATCCTAAGAATGAACTCAGCTGAGGGAAGGAAAAAGGTCTTCTCTACCTGTGGTTCTCATCTAACTGGAGTGTCCATTTTTCACGGGACACTCCTTTTCATGTATGTAAGACCAAGTTCCAATTATGCTTTGGAACATGACATGATAGTGTCGGTGTTTTACACCATTGTGATTCCCATGCTGAATCCCATTGTCTATAGTTTGAGAAATAAAGATGTGAAAGAGGCAATGAAAAGAGCCCTTAAGAAAAACCAGCACACTTTAAACAGCATTTTCAATATTAAACATTAA